A single genomic interval of Antechinus flavipes isolate AdamAnt ecotype Samford, QLD, Australia chromosome 1, AdamAnt_v2, whole genome shotgun sequence harbors:
- the LOC127543651 gene encoding LOW QUALITY PROTEIN: probable ATP-dependent RNA helicase DDX59 (The sequence of the model RefSeq protein was modified relative to this genomic sequence to represent the inferred CDS: deleted 2 bases in 1 codon) yields the protein MFIPRSLKVKRNAFDDEKSCMAKKLKPQEEKLSSEEEREIPNVALMGEETSVPSEGHSLDLDFLPDSDNPSAAVGLGEQSAKDSCVPEEPIKSFSKTQRWAEPGEPVCVVCGRYGEYICDKTDADVCSLECKAKHLLQVTEKEEKVKLLKASSEPEPPPLDALFAYKEHSFILNLQDDQVENLKLQLGISVQGQKVPRPIIDFEHCGFPEVLNYNLKKSGYEVPTPIQMQMIPIGLLGRDIVCSADTGSGKTAAFLLPVIIRALEKNITPSALILTPTRELAIQIERQAKELMCGLPNMRTVLLVGGLPLPPQLYRLKQNVKIIIATPGRLLEIMKQSSVELSGIKIVIIDEADTMLKMGFQQQVLDILENTPHDRQTVLVSATIPASIERLANQLLHDPVRIIIGEKNLPCSNVRQIILWVEEPSKKKKKLFEILNDEKLFKPPVLVFVDCKLGADLLSDAVHKITGLQSISMHSDKSQVERTRILQGLFQGEYEVVVSTGVLGRGLDLINVKLVVNFDMPSSMDEYVHQVGRAGRLGHNGTAITFINNNTKKLFLDIVKRVKPTGSILPPQLLNSPYLHEQKRKEHQRVNQAQNTLVTGDNLMDIIKKHDKSHSQK from the exons ATGTTTATTCCAAGATCTCTGAAAGTCAAAAGGAATGCTTTTGACGATGAAAAGAGTTGTATGGCTAAGAAACTTAAACCACAAGAAGAAAAACTGTCatcagaagaagagagagagatcccAAATGTTGCCTTAATGGGGGAAGAAACCTCAGTACCATCAGAGGGACACAGCCTTGACTTAGACTTCCTGCCAGATTCTGACAACCCTTCTGCTGCTGTTGGCTTAGGTGAGCAGAGTGCTAAAGACAGCTGTGTTCCAGAGGAGccaataaaatctttttctaaaacTCAGCGCTGGGCAGAACCCGGGGAGCCTGTCTGTGTTGTGTGCGGTCGTTATGGAGAATATATTTGTGATAAGACGGATGCAGATGTTTGTAGCTTGGAATGTAAAGCAAAACATCTTTTACAAGTtactgaaaaggaagaaaaagtaaagctTCTGAAAGCCAGCTCTGAGCCCGAACCTCCCCCACTTGATGCTCTTTTTGCCTACAAAGAACACTCttttattttaaaccttcagGATGACCAGGTTGAAAATCTTAAGCTACAGCTAGGAATTTCAGTCCAGGGCCAAAAAGTGCCAAGGCCTATCATAGACTTTGAACATTGTGGTTTTCCTGAAGTTTTGAATTATAACTTGAAGAAGTCAGGCTATGAAGTTCCAACTCCCATTCAGATGCAGATGATTCCTATTGGACTTTTGGGAAGAGATATAGTGTGCAGTGCTGACACTGGCTCAGGGAAAACTGCAGCTTTCCTACTTCCTGTTATCATAAGAGCTTTGGAAAAAAACATAACTCCGTCAGCACTTATTCTCACTCCAACCAGGGAATTAGCCATTCAGATAGAGAGACAAGCTAAGGAGCTAATGTGTGGCCTGCCAAATATGAGAACAGTTCTACTTGTTGGAGGTTTGCCTTTACCTCCCCAGCTCTATCGTCTGAAACAGAATGTTAAGATTATAATAGCAACTCCTGGGAGACTTCTGGAAATAATGAAACAGAGCTCTGTGGAACTCAGTGGTATAAAAATAGTCATCATAGATGAAGCTGATACCATGTTAAAAATGGGTTTTCAACAGCAAGTTCTTGACATTTTGGAAAACACTCCTCATGACCGTCAGACTGTTTTGGTTTCTGCCACAATTCCAGCAAGCATAGAACGTCTAGCAAACCAACTTCTTCATGATCCTGTGAGAATTatcattggagaaaaaaatctgccATGTTCCAATGTCCGTCAGATTATTTTGTGGGTAGAAGaaccttccaaa aaaaaaaaaaagctatttgaaatCTTAAATGATGAAAAACTCTTTAAACCTCCAGTGCTAGTGTTCGTGGATTGCAAATTAGGAGCCGACCTTTTGAGTGATGCAGTTCATAAAATCACTGGGTTGCAAAGCATATCTATGCATTCAGATAAATCACAAGTAGAAAGAACAAGGATATTACAGGGATTATTTCAAGGAGAGTATGAAGTCGTAGTAAGCACTGGAGTCCTGGGACGAGGATTAGACTTGATCAATGTCAAATTGGTTGTCAATTTTGATATGCCTTCCAGTATGGATGAATATGTACATCAGGTTGGAAGAGCAGGAAGATTAGGTCACAATGGAACTGCAATTACTTTCATCAATAACAACACAAAGAAGCTTTTTTTGGATATTGTGAAGAGAGTCAAACCAACAGGATCCATTCTTCCTCCTCAGTTACTAAACTCTCCTTATCTCcatgaacagaaaagaaaagaacaccaaaGAGTTAACCAGGCGCAGAACACCCTAGTTACTGGTGATAATCTTATGGACATTATTAAAAAACATGATAAAAGTCATTCTCAAAAGTAA